The Bartonella sp. TP genomic sequence TATTGCGTTACGATTTTTAAAAAATCATGGCTCAGCAACCACCATTCGCTTAAATTGGCAGCCAGATCCTGGCCCAATTTTTCTAGCTCTTGCCAATCTATGGCATATAAAGCGGCCTCATCTATCAATTGCGCCAATTCATGCGCCAGCCAAATCGGATTCGCCGCATTAAGCCCCGGATAAAGGCTGGCTTGTTGCCATTGCTGCACCAGCTGTGCCAGCAGCAAAATACGCGCCGTAGCGTTGATGATTGGCTGGTTAGCTTGTTGCCGTGCCGCATCATCTAAAATGCCATAACTGGCCAAATTATCTATTTCGGAAAAAGAGTTAATTTGGGGCAAAATCACCGTGCGCTGCGCATATTGCAAAAAGCACTGCTTGAGACTACGTGCCGCACGCTTTGTTGGCACCAGAATCTCTAACCTGCTTAAATCTTGCAGATTTAACTGGGGCAAAATTTCGCCCTGATATAGGCTAGATACAAAATTTTCTAAAAAATTAACCCCAGAAGCGCAGGAAAAAATATTTGCTTTAACTCTCATAATTGCTTAATGCCTGTATCAAGGCCGCACTACCAGAAGCATGCAATTTGCGCTTTTGTGTTGCCGCTGTGAAGGTAAACTCAAGCTCTAGCTCTGCCTTGCGCAATTGCTGTGCTGCCACTTGCGGCCATTCTACAAAATAAATAGCAGATTCTGCATTATTGCTCAAGCTAGAAGCGATTATTGGTTCTAAACCCAGCTCAAAAATCTCTTGCGCTTGGCCAAGACGATATAAATCGCAGTGATGAATAGCTATGGAGTTTTGGCCAATGTAAGACTGCACTAGCGTAAAACTGGGGCTAGGTACTTCTAGCTCTGGATCGGCGACCAGGGCTCGTATAGCAGCTCGTGCAAAGTGAGATTTACCCGTGCCTAACTCGCCGCAAAGACTAATAAATTCGCCGCCTTGCAGCGCGCCAGCTAGGGCTATCGCCATGGCGGTGGTTTGCTCTGCGCTGATTAAGGTAAAGCTTTTTCTATGCATCATGCTTTTTTAAGGGCACCTGCGCTGTTATAATGCTTTGGCCAGTGGCTTGCTTAAAGCTAATTTTACCCTTTAATAGCTCTAGCAAGCTGCGCGCTAAAGACAAATCAATACGGCTAAACGGGGCTGCATCCTCGACATTAAAAGGCAATGCGGCACTAGTATAAAAAGTAAAACTCCATGACGAATCATGGGCCATAATTTTTACCTTAATCTGCTCGCCGCTTGGCGCATAAAGCGAGATATAGCGCAAAATACTAGTTAACAACTGTGTTAGCCGCTTGGCGTCGCCATAAAAACGATGTGGTAATTGCGGCAGTTCAAAATCACAGCTCAGCGAATTCGAAGCCAAACGCTGCCCGGCCTTTTCTTGCGCCGCATGGCAAATAAGCGCAATATCCAAAGCCTCATTCTCTAACTTAATAGTACCATCATTTAAATTCACCAAATCTATCGTGTCATCCAAGGTTACCTGCAGGCGTCCCGCTTCAAACTCAACATCATCTAGATATTGTTGTTGGTCTAGGGCCAAGCCATTAACTCCCTTGAGCTTAATCAATTGCGTAAAGCCGATGATACTCGTAAGCGGCGTGCGTAATTCATAGCCCATATAATGCACAAAATCGCTGCGTATTTTATCGAGCTTTAGCAAAACATCATTTCTGTCCGACAAAGCCCGCGCCACACGCATCTTTGCTGTAACATCAACAAAGCGCAGCATGCTTTGGCCTAGCGGCAATGGGCAAATTGAATATTCTAACACATCGCCATTTTTTAAATCTAGCTGACCGCGTTGCAAAATACGGCTGGTTGGCATCGTGGCCAGGCCGCTGATTAAGCGGGGCAAGCTGTACACCGCTTCTTTAGTTAGGGCTTTTGCATAAACTGGCTCTAAATCATTAATATGCAAGCCCTGCATGCCATAGCGTAAATCGAGCCCCCATAATTTGGTAAAAGCAGGATTTGAAAGCACAATTCGGCCATCTTCGCCAAAGAGAGCAACACCCTCTAGCAGATTATCCAAGGTTTCGCCTTGGCGTCTAATCAGCCCGTCATAGCGAGCTTGTAGCTCTAGCTGGCTAGTTAAATTTTCTAGAATCCAACAGGTGCCGCCCAAACCCTGGGGCTGCGCTGTGATTTGTATTTTTTTACCATTTGGCAGATTCCACATATGATGCTGCATATCTAGTGAATGATAGCAACTCAGCAGCTCTTCTTGCCAGCTTTGCCAATTTTCTATTGGCGCTAGCTGGTTATGGTCACGCAAATATTCCAAAATTTTGCTATGCGAAGGTTTGCTTT encodes the following:
- the tsaE gene encoding tRNA (adenosine(37)-N6)-threonylcarbamoyltransferase complex ATPase subunit type 1 TsaE, with product MMHRKSFTLISAEQTTAMAIALAGALQGGEFISLCGELGTGKSHFARAAIRALVADPELEVPSPSFTLVQSYIGQNSIAIHHCDLYRLGQAQEIFELGLEPIIASSLSNNAESAIYFVEWPQVAAQQLRKAELELEFTFTAATQKRKLHASGSAALIQALSNYES
- a CDS encoding PAS domain-containing sensor histidine kinase, producing MHIDSQQAVLAVLVGFIGVIVLAGVSLYLLRQLQIAQKSMRNWRAALQAVGAELYVFDHVLAKPQALVGQTTELVEIMQNTALVKEPLQQLLEAGYEFETTARLVDKQMRIKGGIQGGRAFVLALEMLHNVDDSFDALDDLPVLAYILNESDELIYANRPYKAAMQGEMRAIFTPKQIELGHAIVTLGGARLAVSLHKIELDKRYNLVAAFDISAQRELEAQIKELEESYHQVLELLPSGIALFNRQQKLIFFNQSFVQLFDFEITFLESKPSHSKILEYLRDHNQLAPIENWQSWQEELLSCYHSLDMQHHMWNLPNGKKIQITAQPQGLGGTCWILENLTSQLELQARYDGLIRRQGETLDNLLEGVALFGEDGRIVLSNPAFTKLWGLDLRYGMQGLHINDLEPVYAKALTKEAVYSLPRLISGLATMPTSRILQRGQLDLKNGDVLEYSICPLPLGQSMLRFVDVTAKMRVARALSDRNDVLLKLDKIRSDFVHYMGYELRTPLTSIIGFTQLIKLKGVNGLALDQQQYLDDVEFEAGRLQVTLDDTIDLVNLNDGTIKLENEALDIALICHAAQEKAGQRLASNSLSCDFELPQLPHRFYGDAKRLTQLLTSILRYISLYAPSGEQIKVKIMAHDSSWSFTFYTSAALPFNVEDAAPFSRIDLSLARSLLELLKGKISFKQATGQSIITAQVPLKKHDA